From one Melioribacteraceae bacterium genomic stretch:
- the rplN gene encoding 50S ribosomal protein L14 translates to MIQEETNLTVADNSGAKKVRCIRVLGGSNRRYASVGDLIVVSVKAAMPGGGVKKGEVSRAVIVRTKKEVKRDDGSYIRFDENAAVLLNAQNEPRGTRIFGPVARELRDKKFMKIISLAPEVL, encoded by the coding sequence ATGATCCAAGAAGAAACAAATTTAACAGTAGCAGATAATTCGGGTGCAAAAAAAGTTCGTTGCATCAGAGTTCTTGGCGGAAGTAATAGAAGATACGCAAGCGTTGGAGACTTAATAGTAGTTTCCGTTAAAGCTGCGATGCCCGGCGGCGGAGTAAAAAAAGGTGAAGTATCCAGAGCCGTTATTGTAAGAACAAAAAAAGAAGTAAAACGTGATGATGGTTCTTACATCAGATTTGATGAAAATGCAGCAGTTCTATTGAACGCTCAAAATGAACCTAGGGGTACTCGTATTTTTGGACCTGTTGCGCGAGAACTCAGAGATAAAAAATTCATGAAAATAATTTCACTTGCTCCAGAAGTTTTATAA
- the rpsQ gene encoding 30S ribosomal protein S17: MRGRRKTKIGQVVSNSMERSGIVAIERRMAHPLYRKYFKKTTRIMFHDENNECGIGDTVKIQECRPYSKNKKWRLVEIVEKAK, from the coding sequence ATAAGAGGAAGAAGAAAAACAAAAATTGGGCAAGTAGTTTCCAATAGTATGGAAAGAAGCGGAATAGTAGCTATTGAAAGAAGAATGGCTCACCCTCTTTATAGAAAATATTTTAAGAAAACCACGCGAATTATGTTTCATGATGAAAACAATGAATGTGGAATTGGTGATACCGTAAAAATTCAAGAATGCAGGCCATATAGTAAAAATAAAAAATGGCGTTTAGTAGAAATTGTGGAAAAAGCTAAATAA
- the rpmC gene encoding 50S ribosomal protein L29, which yields MKIYEIREMKTDEILKRIADEEKNMVDMRFQHELKQLTNTGKLKEVRRDIAKMKTVLRERELEEQKTAKENK from the coding sequence ATGAAGATTTACGAAATAAGAGAAATGAAAACCGATGAAATCTTAAAAAGAATCGCTGATGAAGAAAAGAACATGGTTGATATGCGTTTTCAACATGAATTAAAACAGTTAACCAATACTGGTAAGTTGAAAGAAGTTCGTCGTGATATCGCAAAAATGAAAACTGTTCTTCGTGAAAGAGAATTAGAAGAACAAAAAACTGCTAAAGAAAATAAATAG
- the rplP gene encoding 50S ribosomal protein L16, whose amino-acid sequence MLMPKRVKYRKAHRGRRRGKAYRGSKVGFGDFGLKAMEAGWITSRQIEACRVALSRKMKRDGKVWIRIFPDKPVTKKPLETRMGKGKGAPEFWVAVVKPGRIMFEVSGVSREVAMDALKLASHKLPIKTKSVTRPDYESK is encoded by the coding sequence ATGTTAATGCCCAAAAGAGTAAAATATAGAAAAGCGCATCGTGGTAGAAGACGCGGAAAAGCTTATAGAGGAAGTAAAGTAGGTTTTGGTGATTTTGGTCTAAAGGCTATGGAAGCTGGTTGGATTACAAGTAGACAAATCGAAGCATGTCGTGTTGCTCTTTCACGTAAAATGAAAAGAGATGGTAAAGTTTGGATCAGAATTTTCCCGGATAAACCGGTTACAAAGAAACCGCTCGAAACTAGAATGGGTAAAGGTAAAGGAGCTCCGGAATTTTGGGTTGCAGTTGTTAAACCCGGTAGAATTATGTTTGAGGTTTCGGGGGTTTCAAGAGAAGTTGCAATGGACGCTCTTAAATTAGCTTCTCACAAATTGCCTATTAAAACAAAATCAGTTACTAGACCAGATTACGAATCAAAATAA
- the rpsC gene encoding 30S ribosomal protein S3: protein MGQKVNPVGFRVGVIRGWESNWYENGSYAAKLEEDRKLRNYIKNRLKKAGIARIVIDRTSKNVILTIHTSRPGVVIGKSGKEIAQLEEELKKVTDKEVKVQITEIKRPELDAQLVADNIAQQLQGRISFRRAMKSAITSAMRMGAEGIKIMCSGRLGGAEMARTEQYKEGRIPLHTLRADIDYATSTSFTIYGAIGIKVWICRGEILGKRLSD from the coding sequence TTGGGTCAGAAAGTTAATCCAGTAGGTTTTAGAGTTGGTGTTATTCGAGGATGGGAATCCAACTGGTATGAAAACGGCAGTTATGCTGCTAAGTTGGAAGAAGATCGAAAGCTCAGAAACTATATTAAGAATAGGCTGAAGAAAGCAGGAATTGCGAGAATAGTAATTGATCGTACATCAAAAAATGTTATTCTAACAATTCACACGTCACGTCCTGGTGTTGTTATTGGTAAAAGCGGAAAAGAAATTGCCCAACTCGAAGAAGAATTGAAAAAGGTAACTGATAAAGAAGTTAAAGTACAGATAACTGAAATTAAAAGACCTGAGTTAGACGCACAACTTGTTGCAGATAACATTGCTCAACAATTGCAAGGTCGTATATCATTTAGACGTGCGATGAAATCAGCAATAACATCGGCGATGAGAATGGGAGCTGAAGGAATTAAAATTATGTGCTCTGGTCGTCTCGGAGGTGCTGAAATGGCCCGTACCGAACAGTATAAAGAAGGAAGAATTCCTCTTCATACATTAAGAGCTGATATAGATTATGCAACATCAACATCATTTACAATCTACGGTGCAATAGGTATAAAAGTTTGGATCTGCCGTGGAGAGATTTTAGGAAAACGTTTATCCGATTAA
- the rplV gene encoding 50S ribosomal protein L22, with translation MEAKATHRYISSSPRKMRLVVDLIRGKSVEQAIEILHFNTKHASKDAEKVLRSAVANLYNKTEDEKVDIAKLVVKEAFVNQGPTLKRMLPAPMGRAYRVRKRSNHLTVVVGTKS, from the coding sequence ATGGAAGCTAAAGCAACACATCGTTATATAAGTTCATCTCCTCGTAAAATGAGATTAGTTGTTGATCTTATTAGAGGTAAATCTGTTGAACAAGCTATTGAAATTTTGCATTTCAATACAAAGCATGCTTCAAAAGATGCAGAAAAAGTTCTGAGAAGTGCTGTGGCGAACTTATACAATAAGACCGAAGACGAAAAAGTTGATATTGCAAAATTAGTTGTAAAAGAAGCTTTTGTAAATCAAGGTCCTACATTAAAAAGAATGCTACCTGCACCAATGGGCAGAGCATATAGAGTAAGAAAGAGATCAAACCACCTAACAGTGGTTGTTGGAACAAAAAGTTAA
- the rpsS gene encoding 30S ribosomal protein S19, translating to MPRSVKKGPFISVKLLKKVQQLNEKNQKKIVKTWSRTSTISPEFVGHTIAVHNGNKMIPVYISENMVGHKLGEFAPTRIFRGHPGTKAEKAKVK from the coding sequence ATGCCAAGATCAGTTAAAAAAGGACCGTTTATAAGCGTAAAACTTCTCAAAAAAGTTCAACAACTTAATGAGAAGAATCAAAAAAAGATCGTCAAAACTTGGTCGAGAACAAGTACAATCTCACCCGAGTTTGTTGGTCACACAATTGCAGTTCACAATGGCAATAAAATGATTCCGGTTTATATTTCGGAAAACATGGTTGGTCATAAACTTGGTGAATTTGCCCCTACTAGAATTTTTAGAGGGCATCCCGGAACTAAAGCTGAAAAGGCAAAAGTAAAGTAA
- the rplB gene encoding 50S ribosomal protein L2 yields MAIRKLKPNTPGTRFMSFSAFDAVTKDTPEKSLTTALKKSGGRNNKGRITSRHIGGGHKRRYRIIDFKRDKQDIPAKVFSIEYDPNRSARIALLNYADGEKRYIIAPNGLNVGDTIISGAKADIKTGNALKLKDIPVGTIVHNIELKPGKGAQIGRSAGTEISLNAKEGKYGQIKLPSGEVRMVSLECMATIGSVGNSVHENISLGKAGRSRWLGRRPKVRGVVMNPVDHPMGGGEGRTSGGGHPVSPWGQKAKGLKTRKRKNPSNKYIVKRRKS; encoded by the coding sequence ATGGCTATTAGAAAATTAAAACCAAATACACCCGGAACAAGATTCATGTCTTTCTCTGCTTTTGATGCAGTCACGAAAGATACTCCAGAAAAGTCTTTGACTACTGCTCTCAAAAAATCCGGTGGTAGAAACAACAAAGGTAGAATCACTTCGCGTCATATTGGTGGCGGACATAAGAGACGTTACAGAATTATTGATTTTAAAAGAGACAAACAGGATATACCAGCAAAAGTTTTCTCAATTGAATATGATCCGAATAGATCAGCTAGAATTGCATTATTGAATTATGCTGATGGCGAAAAGAGATATATAATTGCTCCGAACGGATTAAATGTTGGTGATACAATTATATCAGGTGCCAAAGCTGATATTAAAACAGGCAATGCACTTAAGTTAAAAGATATTCCAGTTGGTACAATTGTCCATAATATTGAATTGAAACCGGGCAAAGGCGCACAAATTGGTCGCTCTGCTGGTACAGAAATTTCATTAAATGCTAAAGAAGGTAAATATGGTCAGATTAAATTACCTTCAGGCGAAGTAAGAATGGTTAGTCTGGAATGTATGGCTACCATTGGTTCTGTTGGAAATTCAGTTCATGAAAATATTAGTTTAGGTAAAGCAGGCCGCTCACGTTGGCTTGGTAGAAGACCTAAAGTACGTGGTGTTGTTATGAACCCAGTCGATCACCCGATGGGTGGTGGTGAAGGCAGAACTTCGGGTGGCGGACATCCGGTTTCTCCATGGGGTCAAAAAGCTAAAGGATTGAAAACTAGAAAAAGAAAAAATCCATCTAATAAATACATCGTTAAAAGAAGAAAAAGCTAG
- the rplW gene encoding 50S ribosomal protein L23: protein MRNVLIRPLITEKMTEISEKEQSKYGFIVDYNANKIEIAKALKVKFDVDVVEVNTMKYKGKTKTQFTKKGRFSGKTPRFKKAIVQLKEGQKIDLFGEA from the coding sequence ATGCGAAATGTTTTAATAAGACCTTTAATAACTGAAAAGATGACCGAGATTTCAGAGAAAGAACAATCGAAATACGGTTTTATAGTTGACTACAATGCTAACAAAATTGAGATCGCAAAAGCTCTCAAAGTAAAGTTCGATGTTGACGTTGTTGAGGTTAACACAATGAAATACAAAGGTAAAACCAAGACACAGTTTACCAAAAAAGGTAGATTCAGTGGTAAAACCCCTCGTTTCAAAAAAGCAATTGTACAGTTGAAAGAAGGTCAAAAAATTGATCTATTCGGTGAAGCATAA
- the rplD gene encoding 50S ribosomal protein L4 yields the protein MKVDVYKIDGTKSSSKVELSDDIFGIEPNDHVIYLAVKTYLANQRQGTHKAKERAEVRGGGKKPWKQKGRGGARAGTSRSPLWVGGGTIFGPRPRNYRQKLNKKVLQLARKSALSYKAKAEQIMVVEDFDFDSPKTKELVNILSSLNVNGKKTLLLTAGSREKVYLSGRNVPKLNILQASNASTYDLVNNQLVLLQKSAVEEIQNSLN from the coding sequence ATGAAAGTTGATGTCTATAAAATAGATGGTACAAAATCAAGCAGCAAGGTTGAACTATCAGATGATATCTTCGGAATTGAGCCGAATGATCATGTAATTTATTTAGCTGTTAAAACTTATCTTGCAAATCAACGCCAAGGTACTCATAAAGCTAAAGAAAGAGCTGAAGTTAGAGGCGGTGGTAAAAAGCCATGGAAACAAAAAGGAAGAGGCGGAGCAAGAGCCGGCACATCTAGATCTCCTTTATGGGTCGGTGGAGGAACAATTTTTGGACCGAGACCACGTAACTACAGGCAAAAATTGAATAAAAAAGTTCTACAATTAGCCAGAAAATCCGCTCTTTCATACAAAGCCAAGGCTGAACAAATAATGGTAGTTGAGGATTTTGATTTTGATTCACCTAAAACAAAAGAGTTGGTAAACATTTTAAGTTCGTTAAATGTTAATGGTAAAAAAACTTTATTACTTACAGCAGGATCTCGGGAAAAAGTTTATTTATCAGGAAGAAACGTTCCAAAATTAAATATACTACAAGCATCTAATGCATCAACTTATGATTTGGTTAATAATCAATTAGTATTGTTACAAAAGAGTGCTGTAGAAGAAATTCAGAATTCATTAAACTAA